Proteins encoded within one genomic window of uncultured Desulfobacter sp.:
- the pbpC gene encoding penicillin-binding protein 1C, with translation MGETTRCMIQKAGTIAGILFLIVAACGVCFIGLDHLFPFDTTGRPVSTVIVDRHQTPLRAFADKNGVWRYPARPEQVSSLYLQALLAYEDRWFYYHPGINPLAICRAFTQNLNHRRIVSGGSTLTMQTARILDISRQGSRPSSPGFFPRMGVKLCQTFRALQLEYHFSKTEILGLYLTHAPFGANIQGIQAACYTWLGKDAKEMTRSEAALMAVLPQAPSRYRPDRHPDRAAKARDKVLDRMENFSIWTTDQIKAAKEEPVIAFRFPTSMTAPLAARRLKTVYPDAEVIHTFIDENLQMHMADLLQSYMERLPPKQSGAVMVVNHKTLEIEAYAGSADFFNTSRHGHVDMIKALRSPGSTLKPFIYGLSMDQGLIHSHSMLLDVPRYKKDYNPGNFTRGFSGPVTVTRALQDSLNLPAVQVLEAYGPGRFHDRLCNAGARFQFQGKPNLSMALGGVGTSLESLMTLYTAIGRGGIAGKPRLTPKEPVQERYLMSPGAAFIIRDILSRPFPGRQGVGRLSGALSMAWKTGTSYGFRDALAMGLKGDYTVGVWIGRPDGSPSPGQYGAITALPLLGQVMESLTPGAGTRKPPESVSKETICWPSGIAASESPGRATGACAKKFEAWILDGQIPGTMTGETGLAAPLIRTFWIDSQGMRATPVCGGIEKKTVVLWPWQAEPFIPAHWRQASVLPKDSPVCRNIAPLTLPAIRIISISDNSILTRQPGKAGPPTIPLRTLGGRGERQWFLNQKPLMSGDRSAPFFMPMPVPGQYHLSVVDESGSFDQVCFSVIELNP, from the coding sequence ATGGGTGAAACAACACGGTGTATGATCCAAAAAGCCGGAACAATTGCCGGAATTTTGTTTTTAATTGTCGCGGCATGCGGTGTGTGTTTTATTGGGCTGGATCATTTGTTCCCCTTTGACACCACGGGGCGTCCCGTATCCACGGTTATTGTGGACCGCCACCAGACTCCATTGCGGGCTTTTGCCGACAAAAACGGGGTGTGGCGGTACCCGGCAAGGCCCGAACAGGTCTCTTCATTATACCTTCAAGCACTTCTGGCCTATGAAGACCGCTGGTTCTATTATCACCCCGGTATCAACCCCCTGGCCATATGCCGGGCGTTTACCCAGAACCTGAACCATCGCCGGATCGTGTCCGGTGGATCTACGCTGACCATGCAGACCGCCCGGATTCTTGATATCAGCAGGCAAGGTAGCAGGCCCTCATCCCCAGGCTTTTTCCCACGCATGGGTGTCAAACTGTGCCAGACATTCAGAGCGCTTCAGCTTGAATACCACTTTTCCAAAACTGAAATTCTTGGCTTATATCTTACCCATGCCCCGTTTGGCGCCAATATCCAAGGAATCCAAGCCGCCTGCTACACCTGGCTGGGCAAGGATGCAAAGGAAATGACCCGGTCCGAAGCCGCGCTTATGGCCGTACTGCCCCAGGCACCCTCCAGATACCGGCCCGACCGCCATCCGGACAGGGCGGCCAAGGCCCGGGACAAGGTGCTTGACCGGATGGAAAATTTCAGTATCTGGACCACAGACCAGATCAAAGCAGCCAAAGAGGAACCGGTCATCGCCTTCCGGTTTCCCACATCCATGACAGCCCCCCTGGCCGCCCGGCGTCTGAAAACCGTTTACCCGGATGCTGAAGTCATCCATACCTTTATTGATGAAAACCTGCAGATGCACATGGCAGATCTTTTGCAGTCATACATGGAAAGGCTGCCCCCCAAACAGTCCGGTGCCGTGATGGTGGTCAATCACAAAACTTTGGAAATCGAAGCCTATGCCGGGTCTGCAGACTTTTTCAATACATCCAGACATGGTCATGTGGATATGATAAAAGCCCTGAGGTCGCCGGGTTCCACATTAAAACCCTTTATTTACGGCCTATCCATGGACCAGGGTCTGATTCATTCCCATTCCATGCTCCTGGACGTGCCAAGATACAAAAAAGACTATAACCCGGGCAATTTCACCCGGGGATTTTCAGGGCCTGTTACGGTGACCCGGGCGTTGCAGGATTCGTTGAACCTTCCGGCGGTCCAGGTGCTGGAGGCCTATGGTCCGGGCCGTTTCCATGACAGATTGTGCAACGCAGGGGCCCGGTTTCAATTCCAAGGCAAACCCAATCTCTCCATGGCCCTGGGCGGAGTGGGCACAAGCCTTGAGTCCCTGATGACCCTGTATACGGCCATCGGGCGCGGCGGTATTGCCGGAAAGCCGCGGTTAACACCTAAAGAACCTGTTCAGGAAAGGTATCTGATGAGTCCCGGTGCAGCCTTTATCATCCGGGACATCCTGTCCCGGCCTTTTCCGGGCAGACAGGGGGTGGGACGGCTGTCCGGTGCATTGTCTATGGCATGGAAAACCGGTACCAGCTACGGATTCAGAGATGCTTTGGCCATGGGTCTTAAAGGGGATTACACGGTGGGGGTATGGATCGGCCGGCCCGACGGCTCCCCATCGCCGGGACAGTATGGGGCTATCACTGCGCTTCCTCTTCTGGGCCAGGTAATGGAGAGCTTAACGCCCGGTGCGGGAACACGGAAACCGCCGGAAAGCGTATCAAAAGAGACCATCTGCTGGCCGTCCGGCATTGCCGCATCCGAGAGCCCAGGCCGGGCAACGGGTGCCTGTGCCAAAAAATTTGAAGCCTGGATACTGGACGGACAGATTCCAGGAACCATGACCGGAGAGACAGGCCTTGCCGCCCCTCTAATCCGGACATTCTGGATAGACAGTCAGGGGATGCGGGCAACACCGGTCTGCGGAGGTATTGAAAAAAAAACCGTGGTCTTGTGGCCATGGCAGGCCGAGCCATTCATTCCGGCCCATTGGCGGCAGGCGTCCGTACTGCCCAAAGATTCACCCGTCTGCCGCAATATAGCGCCCCTGACACTGCCTGCCATACGAATTATTTCAATTTCAGACAACAGCATCCTGACCCGCCAGCCGGGAAAGGCCGGTCCGCCGACCATCCCCTTAAGGACCCTGGGCGGCAGGGGCGAACGCCAGTGGTTCCTGAACCAAAAGCCCCTGATGAGTGGAGACCGATCAGCACCGTTTTTTATGCCCATGCCGGTGCCGGGACAGTATCATCTGTCCGTGGTGGATGAATCCGGCAGTTTTGATCAGGTCTGTTTCTCCGTCATAGAACTCAATCCCTGA
- a CDS encoding HAD hydrolase-like protein: MKKNILFDLDGTLTDPFEGITTCIIYALEKLKAKTPEAKSLGWCIGPPLLDSFCKLLDGDMDQAQKAVMIYRERFQKIGMFENQVYETIPEALNGLKEDGYTLFVATSKVRLFAEKIIDHFDLAPFFKSVHGAEMDGTRADKTALIAYILEQEGLDPVDTVMVGDTAYDMVGAKENGIYGLGVLWGYGSRQDLEDSGAGRCISSPLELNYIRHI; encoded by the coding sequence ATGAAAAAAAATATCTTATTTGATTTGGACGGTACGTTGACAGACCCGTTTGAAGGGATCACGACATGTATTATTTATGCCCTTGAAAAATTGAAGGCCAAAACCCCGGAAGCCAAAAGCCTTGGCTGGTGTATTGGTCCACCGTTGCTGGATAGCTTTTGCAAACTTCTGGATGGTGATATGGATCAGGCGCAAAAAGCTGTGATGATTTACAGGGAACGTTTTCAAAAAATCGGTATGTTTGAAAATCAGGTATACGAAACCATCCCTGAGGCGCTAAATGGCCTGAAGGAAGACGGGTATACCCTTTTCGTTGCCACCTCAAAAGTCAGGCTTTTTGCAGAGAAAATCATTGATCATTTTGATCTGGCCCCCTTTTTCAAGTCGGTTCACGGCGCTGAGATGGACGGAACAAGGGCAGATAAGACCGCTTTAATTGCCTATATTTTGGAGCAGGAGGGGCTTGACCCTGTTGATACGGTAATGGTAGGTGACACCGCTTATGATATGGTCGGCGCAAAAGAGAACGGCATTTACGGATTAGGCGTTCTCTGGGGATACGGCAGCCGGCAGGATCTGGAAGACTCTGGTGCCGGCCGCTGTATTTCATCTCCCTTGGAATTGAATTATATCCGACACATTTGA
- a CDS encoding S8 family serine peptidase: MKKIVWIIVFFFIVLPVISVCQTASLTIINDRLCVTAENTPLQDLLKQAAMAGIKIRIDPGINPLISKEFTGKEIQDGFDEILAGLNHSYIWAKNLNGDPRLSEIVVFRPGKTESVQTLRASKNLDIAQDPKTGAYYVKNRILLTFNRQVSTRKVNKLIEDLNAGITSVNTYLGIYALILQGDADLNEILARLKQEGIAGMAEPDYAYRAGGTPRVTGLSESADAQAQSDMGSTPSSFAVAVLDTGLMETYASQGYIQGSFDALDPECSISDNLGHGTQMALIASGQVSPVGVNPDEFSNPVLSVRAFDDNGFTSNSTLMTSIEYALENDAKVLSMSWGSETDSAFLETAVNYAASKGLVVVAAAGNSPTGDPVYPAAYESVIAVSALGPDGKTWEMSNYGDFVDLAAPGFASLPVGYNGDPGTYAGTSISTAYLAGKIADYLRKHPGTKTIDAAELMNSD; encoded by the coding sequence ATGAAAAAAATAGTGTGGATTATTGTTTTCTTTTTTATTGTTCTGCCTGTCATCAGTGTCTGCCAGACTGCTTCTTTAACCATTATTAACGATCGGCTCTGTGTGACCGCTGAGAATACGCCGCTTCAGGATCTACTCAAACAGGCGGCAATGGCCGGAATTAAAATCAGGATAGATCCTGGGATTAATCCTTTGATCTCAAAGGAATTCACTGGCAAAGAGATCCAGGATGGCTTCGATGAGATCCTGGCAGGGCTTAACCACTCTTATATATGGGCCAAAAACCTAAATGGCGATCCCAGGCTGTCTGAAATTGTTGTGTTCCGTCCCGGGAAAACAGAATCAGTGCAAACCCTCCGGGCCTCAAAAAATCTGGACATCGCCCAGGATCCCAAAACAGGTGCCTATTATGTCAAAAACAGAATTTTACTGACCTTTAACCGGCAGGTTTCCACCCGCAAAGTCAATAAACTTATTGAAGACTTAAATGCCGGAATCACAAGTGTCAACACGTACCTTGGGATCTACGCCCTGATTTTACAGGGCGATGCTGATCTCAATGAGATCCTGGCAAGACTTAAACAGGAAGGTATTGCAGGGATGGCAGAGCCGGATTATGCTTATCGGGCTGGGGGCACACCAAGGGTCACGGGACTAAGTGAATCCGCTGACGCACAGGCACAATCGGACATGGGATCTACACCCTCTTCATTTGCCGTAGCCGTTCTGGATACCGGTCTTATGGAAACATATGCATCACAAGGGTATATCCAGGGCAGCTTTGATGCCCTGGATCCGGAATGTTCAATTTCAGACAATCTTGGGCACGGCACCCAGATGGCGTTGATTGCATCGGGCCAGGTCAGCCCTGTGGGCGTGAATCCAGACGAGTTTTCCAATCCGGTTTTGTCGGTTCGGGCCTTTGATGATAATGGATTTACCTCAAATTCAACGCTCATGACAAGTATTGAATATGCATTGGAAAATGATGCAAAAGTGTTAAGTATGAGCTGGGGCTCCGAAACAGACTCGGCTTTTTTGGAAACAGCCGTTAATTACGCTGCGTCAAAGGGGCTGGTGGTGGTGGCTGCGGCCGGCAATTCACCCACCGGAGACCCTGTGTATCCAGCGGCCTATGAATCCGTGATCGCAGTTTCCGCGCTGGGGCCTGACGGTAAAACCTGGGAAATGTCCAACTACGGTGATTTCGTGGATTTAGCCGCTCCCGGCTTTGCATCCCTTCCCGTTGGATACAACGGCGATCCGGGAACCTATGCCGGTACATCTATCTCCACAGCCTACCTTGCCGGTAAAATCGCCGACTACTTAAGGAAACACCCGGGAACCAAAACCATTGATGCAGCAGAGTTGATGAATTCGGATTAG
- a CDS encoding C25 family cysteine peptidase, with amino-acid sequence MKILSHILLIVMFSAGIVSASPKVGKIASRDYDPSRLSGRTRNVNLMVQCDISSLEKDIVQKGGYDFYMIDGFDQSAVEPGDPVLPSRFIRVLIPEGYEFYKIKEILHLQQACKSVSKVFPKQKESHIGNSQKESFVPLKIKKTGRRESIEYVHTAKIRNHRMAVFRFSPVQFESSSTGAEESGTFTITTSLQLSVILRPETTAEPSTSFQTARSETLIDSYIADAVVNPEDLESTTVSASAQTTSIDSTACDYLIITAQALEDEFQLLADHRAAMGLTVDIVTVEDIYANYDGSSQQVKIKKCILDYAENKGTLWVLLGGDDTIVPDHDCYGSVNGGGSTDLTIPTDLYYAGLDDMNWNDDGDAIPCEIVAKGDSIDLYPDLFVGRAPVRSGTDAQVFASKTIAYETAVYDPSFHEAALFMGVEMWASNLDRSDADWKSEELWARVHEDRSFVLPANKYRFYDTGTDFSGGANYDVTKDNISDQINNFGYGVIWVATHGNNNVFSVESGDKFFSSTAGALVNQDYQGIVYTMACSTNWFDSQINLTDGYTSTVDPGLSEAFIRNAEGGAVAYIGSSRYSWGYSYLDSETLFYGPSFQYAEEFFKMLYYDEDLLSITGTSADPTVFGKRIGAVFASHKMAKAPDSLFYGSNRWLQFSLNLMGDPFTRVMVKLPQDSDLDRDIDGEDLAAFVSRASTTVPDLWELAQRFGCSFSQ; translated from the coding sequence ATGAAAATTTTATCGCATATCTTATTGATAGTCATGTTTTCTGCGGGAATTGTTTCAGCTTCACCTAAAGTTGGAAAGATTGCTTCACGGGACTATGATCCCTCCAGACTGTCCGGCAGGACAAGGAATGTGAACTTAATGGTTCAATGTGATATTTCATCTTTGGAAAAGGACATCGTCCAGAAAGGCGGATATGATTTTTACATGATTGATGGGTTTGACCAGAGCGCGGTTGAGCCTGGTGATCCGGTGCTGCCTTCACGCTTCATTCGCGTTCTCATTCCGGAAGGGTATGAATTTTATAAAATTAAGGAAATTTTGCATCTGCAACAGGCCTGTAAATCGGTATCAAAGGTTTTTCCAAAACAAAAAGAGAGTCATATCGGCAATTCCCAAAAAGAATCATTTGTTCCCCTTAAAATTAAGAAAACGGGCCGGCGGGAATCCATCGAATATGTTCATACGGCAAAGATCAGAAATCACCGGATGGCGGTATTCAGATTTAGTCCGGTCCAGTTTGAGTCCTCGAGCACGGGAGCAGAGGAAAGCGGAACCTTTACTATAACCACATCCCTTCAATTATCTGTGATTTTAAGACCGGAAACGACCGCAGAGCCTTCAACGTCTTTCCAAACGGCAAGGTCTGAAACCCTTATTGACAGCTATATTGCCGATGCCGTTGTTAACCCCGAAGATCTGGAATCAACGACAGTGTCTGCGTCTGCACAAACTACATCCATTGATTCCACGGCCTGTGATTATCTGATTATCACGGCACAGGCGCTTGAAGATGAATTCCAGCTCCTGGCCGATCATAGGGCGGCAATGGGTCTGACCGTGGATATTGTGACAGTGGAAGATATCTACGCAAACTATGATGGATCCAGCCAACAGGTAAAAATTAAGAAGTGTATTCTGGATTATGCAGAAAATAAAGGCACCTTGTGGGTCCTTTTGGGCGGGGATGATACCATTGTTCCGGATCATGACTGCTATGGATCTGTCAACGGCGGGGGTTCAACCGATCTGACAATCCCCACGGATCTTTATTATGCAGGCCTGGATGACATGAACTGGAATGATGACGGGGATGCCATTCCCTGTGAAATTGTAGCTAAGGGCGACAGCATAGATCTCTATCCTGATCTGTTTGTGGGCAGGGCTCCGGTCAGATCCGGGACTGATGCCCAAGTGTTTGCATCTAAAACCATAGCATATGAAACAGCTGTTTATGATCCTTCTTTTCATGAGGCCGCCCTGTTTATGGGAGTTGAGATGTGGGCATCCAATTTAGACAGGAGTGACGCCGACTGGAAGAGTGAAGAACTCTGGGCCCGTGTCCATGAAGACCGATCGTTTGTATTGCCGGCAAACAAGTACCGGTTTTATGACACGGGCACTGACTTTTCCGGCGGCGCTAATTATGATGTAACCAAAGACAATATATCGGATCAGATCAACAACTTCGGCTACGGCGTCATCTGGGTGGCCACCCATGGCAACAATAATGTTTTCAGCGTGGAAAGCGGTGACAAATTTTTTTCAAGTACGGCCGGGGCTCTTGTCAACCAGGATTACCAAGGTATCGTTTATACCATGGCCTGCAGTACCAACTGGTTTGATTCGCAAATCAATTTAACAGACGGTTATACATCAACCGTTGACCCTGGCCTTTCAGAAGCCTTTATCAGGAATGCTGAAGGCGGTGCTGTGGCCTACATAGGCTCTTCACGGTATAGCTGGGGTTACAGTTACTTGGACTCGGAAACTCTTTTTTATGGCCCCTCCTTTCAGTATGCTGAAGAATTTTTTAAAATGTTGTATTACGATGAGGATCTTTTAAGCATTACCGGCACCAGTGCAGATCCGACTGTGTTCGGCAAACGCATCGGTGCCGTATTTGCCTCCCACAAAATGGCAAAGGCTCCGGATTCACTGTTTTACGGTTCCAATCGATGGCTGCAGTTTTCATTGAATCTCATGGGCGATCCCTTCACAAGGGTTATGGTTAAGCTACCCCAGGATTCTGATCTGGACAGGGATATCGACGGGGAAGACCTGGCGGCATTTGTCAGCAGGGCGTCAACCACCGTCCCTGATTTATGGGAGCTTGCCCAGCGTTTTGGGTGCAGTTTCTCACAATAG
- a CDS encoding NUDIX hydrolase, giving the protein MSIKFCTQCGHAMTRQVPQDDDHVRAVCESCGHVHYENPKMVVGTIPVFQDRILMCKRNIEPRKGCWTLPAGYLENEESVQQGAVRETLEETRVKVRILAPYRMFNILFVDQIYLMFIAELLSQDFGPTTESTDVRLFSKSDIPWDEIAFDVIRETLDDYFRDRGNAGNHAFAPENFGFKIKDLEFSPDSGGVIADPSF; this is encoded by the coding sequence ATGTCAATAAAATTTTGCACCCAGTGCGGCCACGCCATGACCCGACAGGTCCCCCAGGACGATGACCATGTAAGGGCAGTATGCGAGTCATGCGGCCATGTTCATTATGAAAATCCCAAAATGGTTGTGGGTACGATTCCGGTTTTCCAGGACAGAATTTTGATGTGTAAACGAAATATTGAGCCCCGGAAAGGATGCTGGACCCTTCCTGCCGGATATCTCGAAAATGAGGAATCCGTTCAGCAGGGTGCCGTTCGTGAGACCTTGGAGGAGACCCGTGTCAAGGTTCGAATTTTAGCCCCCTACAGGATGTTCAATATCCTTTTTGTGGATCAGATTTACCTGATGTTTATTGCTGAACTATTATCCCAGGATTTTGGCCCCACCACCGAAAGCACGGATGTCCGATTGTTTTCAAAATCAGATATTCCATGGGATGAAATTGCCTTCGATGTTATCCGTGAGACCCTGGATGATTATTTTAGGGACCGTGGAAATGCAGGCAATCATGCATTTGCGCCTGAGAATTTTGGGTTTAAGATCAAGGATCTTGAGTTTTCACCGGATAGTGGGGGCGTGATAGCCGATCCCTCCTTTTAA
- a CDS encoding glycosyltransferase family 2 protein — MTAVSAYIIAYNEAEKIQAAVESVLWADDIVVADSYSTDDTAAIAGELGARVVQIPFNGFGDLRNQAVAACRHEWIFSLDADERCTADVRDEILGMLQQGPDADVYFVPRRNYFMGRWIKHSGFYPDYRQPQFFRRGAMSYCHDRVHEGFELHGDAVTGYLQHAIWQLPFKNFEEIQHKASRYSTLGAERMMDEGRTSCMGRALRHALWSFTQHYFLKNGWRDGWPGFVIALGNFEGTFYKYAKRYQALSDWCPPPTTALRRPVPGS, encoded by the coding sequence ATGACAGCCGTGTCAGCGTATATCATTGCCTACAACGAAGCAGAAAAAATACAGGCCGCGGTAGAGAGCGTCCTCTGGGCAGACGACATCGTTGTCGCCGATTCTTACAGCACGGATGACACGGCTGCCATTGCCGGTGAATTAGGGGCAAGGGTGGTCCAGATTCCGTTCAACGGTTTCGGGGACCTGCGAAACCAGGCGGTTGCCGCTTGCCGGCATGAGTGGATCTTTAGCCTGGATGCCGACGAGCGCTGTACAGCCGATGTGCGGGACGAGATACTGGGCATGTTACAACAGGGACCGGATGCGGACGTCTATTTTGTGCCACGCCGAAATTATTTCATGGGGCGTTGGATCAAACATTCAGGTTTTTATCCGGATTACCGGCAACCCCAGTTTTTCAGGCGGGGTGCCATGAGTTACTGTCACGATCGGGTTCACGAAGGATTTGAACTTCATGGGGACGCCGTCACAGGGTATTTACAGCATGCGATCTGGCAGCTGCCGTTCAAGAACTTTGAGGAAATTCAGCACAAGGCGTCCCGGTATTCCACCCTTGGTGCCGAACGGATGATGGATGAAGGGCGTACGTCCTGCATGGGGCGGGCCTTGAGGCACGCCCTGTGGTCTTTCACTCAGCATTATTTCCTAAAAAACGGTTGGCGGGATGGCTGGCCGGGTTTCGTCATTGCCCTGGGCAACTTCGAAGGGACCTTCTACAAATATGCAAAACGTTATCAGGCCCTGTCCGATTGGTGCCCTCCCCCAACAACGGCGCTTCGGCGGCCGGTGCCGGGTAGTTGA
- a CDS encoding glycosyltransferase family 4 protein: MSVLTAGTEEIFTQLRLAVVVKKFMATGGAERYAMETTRRLCSRGHQVALVARQWDTTVAVDGLSLHRLPDYDHLPSVLNSWLFARDAARLLTSLPLDAVISHERGFHQDIAVVHTFPYRRGLARYPGIRKIDQLYLSPRSWLHLYLEAQQMHSGQLTPVSETIRDDLARYYHRTRNVTVVNPGVDLDYFSPGATDGFRESTRQAIGVSPEETVILFVGNEFRRKGLDDLIAALGAAQHLVVVGKGERWPHYRRLVRRLGMTDQVHFAGLVDDVRPWYAAADLLGLPSIAEAFGMCVLEAMACGLPVIVRSDAGAAALVKKDSNGFVFHHVDELPTLLARLTNKRLRQRLGNEARRTAQNYTWDNAAERLETLSRQVAIELKLAGRCTEN; this comes from the coding sequence TTGAGCGTCCTGACGGCAGGGACTGAGGAGATCTTTACACAACTGCGTTTAGCGGTGGTGGTCAAAAAATTCATGGCCACAGGTGGGGCTGAACGCTATGCGATGGAGACCACGCGCAGGTTGTGTTCTCGAGGGCATCAGGTTGCACTGGTGGCGCGGCAGTGGGATACGACTGTAGCAGTAGACGGCTTGTCACTGCACCGACTACCGGACTATGACCACTTGCCCAGTGTCCTTAATTCCTGGTTGTTTGCCCGCGATGCCGCCCGTCTATTAACCTCCCTGCCCCTTGATGCCGTCATTTCCCACGAGCGCGGATTTCATCAGGATATTGCCGTTGTACATACCTTCCCCTACCGGCGGGGCCTGGCGCGTTATCCGGGAATCCGCAAGATTGATCAGCTTTATCTGAGCCCCCGCAGTTGGCTCCATTTGTATTTGGAAGCACAGCAAATGCATTCAGGGCAACTGACGCCTGTTTCGGAGACGATTCGGGATGACCTGGCACGTTATTATCATCGAACACGGAACGTGACGGTGGTAAACCCGGGGGTGGACCTGGATTATTTTTCACCAGGGGCGACAGACGGCTTTCGAGAATCCACGCGTCAAGCCATCGGTGTTTCACCGGAGGAAACGGTCATCCTCTTTGTTGGGAACGAATTCAGGCGCAAAGGCTTGGATGACCTGATCGCCGCTTTGGGTGCGGCACAGCATTTGGTGGTGGTGGGCAAAGGTGAGCGTTGGCCCCATTACCGGCGTCTGGTGCGTAGACTGGGCATGACAGATCAGGTACATTTTGCCGGGCTGGTCGATGATGTGAGACCCTGGTATGCAGCTGCAGATCTTCTGGGCCTGCCCTCTATAGCAGAGGCATTCGGCATGTGTGTCCTTGAGGCCATGGCCTGTGGATTGCCCGTCATCGTCCGCAGCGATGCAGGGGCGGCAGCCTTGGTTAAAAAAGACAGCAACGGATTTGTCTTCCACCATGTGGATGAGCTGCCCACCCTTTTGGCACGTTTGACCAACAAACGTTTACGGCAGCGCCTGGGGAATGAAGCCCGTCGAACCGCCCAAAACTACACCTGGGACAACGCAGCCGAACGGCTTGAGACACTCAGCAGGCAGGTTGCCATTGAATTGAAGCTGGCGGGCAGGTGCACGGAGAATTAA